DNA sequence from the Sphingomonas taxi genome:
GGAACGCAGTGATCGTGAGCCGGCCGCGCGTGGGATCGTCGCTCAGCACCGCATCGGGGGCGATCGCACCGCTGTGGAGCAACGCGCTGCGATAAAGGACGGCGCGATTGTAGCGCGCCTCGACCAGCGCGATCCGCTCGAACAGCGGCGTCGATCCGTGGATATAGGCCGGGGCGGGCACGCCGCCGTGACGCAGTTCGGCGTCGAGCTGCTCGAAATAGATCGGCGCGCGGGCACGATCGAGCCGCTCGAACCCGGTGCTGCGATGCCGGTAGAATGCGGTGCCGTCGCCGCCGTCGGGGTCGAGATAATGGACCAGGGCGATCCGGCGGGGATCAACGGCATCGACGTGCGGCAGGCGCTGCGGCAGCGTCAGTCGCGCGGGCGGCGTGGTGACCAGGGCATAGCTCGAATCGAGCAGCGCCAGCGCACCGTCATGATTGAACACCCCGGCGAGCGCGCGGGTCAGCGCCGGTCGCACCGCGGCGAAATAGGTGGCGGGCAGGCTGGCGCGCAGGCCGGGATAATGGTGGCGGCCGGGCTCGAAGGGCGCGGTTGCGGCATGGCTGCGCAACGCATCGGGATCGGGGTGGAAGCCGTCGATGATCGCGATCGGCTCCGCCTCGTTGCCGATGCGGCGCGCAACGATGTCCGGCGGCGTCACGACGGCGTGCCGATCATCTGCGCCAGCACCGCGTCGTGCATGGGCAGTGTCGGCACAGCCCGCGCAATGACGTCGGCGATCTGCTGGACCTGCGCGCGATTGGCAGCCGGATCGATCGCATCGGCGAGCGGATTATAACCCTGCGCCTTGATTCCCTGGCCATCGAGCACCGCAAGCCAGCTCGCCTCGCGGAACAATTCGTCTGGATCGAGGATCAGCCGTCCCGATCGTCGATATTGCGCGATC
Encoded proteins:
- a CDS encoding DUF6445 family protein, encoding MTPPDIVARRIGNEAEPIAIIDGFHPDPDALRSHAATAPFEPGRHHYPGLRASLPATYFAAVRPALTRALAGVFNHDGALALLDSSYALVTTPPARLTLPQRLPHVDAVDPRRIALVHYLDPDGGDGTAFYRHRSTGFERLDRARAPIYFEQLDAELRHGGVPAPAYIHGSTPLFERIALVEARYNRAVLYRSALLHSGAIAPDAVLSDDPTRGRLTITAFLAPG